One segment of Pontibacter akesuensis DNA contains the following:
- a CDS encoding aspartyl protease family protein, with product MKKSIPPSLRMLPAFGVACLLSIGIQSCSFIRGFKALTAGEARVVLAPDTIPFAYHHNKIIVQGQVNGKTYDFVLDTGAPTVIWEEVAQDLKLAKARAAVSSTDANGTRQQLNFYAAESLKLGNLEVEGINLSSVSTLADEIKCYANGGIIGGNFMRHYHWQIDYENQRLIVSSDFSRLSVPKNATRVNATVTLPQGLVVIDGIRVLGKEEEFTLDTGNGGSLNLGMQNWDAAKASEMGSYAEANGYSNLSTGGRKTITTNTIKTDFTSPMDTIPNAIIQVDTKNSLLGNHYLAQFGTITIDYSIGKGAVYFNPKKETAPDAMSYGFLPVFKKESNAFVVGKIYKGSEAEKAGLQLDDRILSINGKALSEIDYATYCDNISSGKASYVLEGDTVSLIVQRNGQQLDFRISKYSLFN from the coding sequence ATGAAAAAAAGTATACCGCCCTCCCTGAGAATGCTGCCTGCCTTCGGTGTCGCTTGCCTGCTAAGTATAGGCATCCAATCCTGCAGCTTTATACGCGGCTTTAAGGCGCTCACAGCAGGCGAAGCCCGGGTAGTGCTAGCACCCGACACCATTCCGTTTGCATACCACCACAACAAGATTATAGTGCAAGGGCAGGTAAACGGTAAAACCTACGACTTTGTGCTCGATACGGGTGCGCCAACGGTTATTTGGGAAGAGGTGGCACAGGACCTGAAGCTGGCCAAAGCCCGTGCCGCTGTTTCCTCCACCGATGCCAACGGCACCAGGCAGCAGCTAAACTTTTACGCAGCCGAAAGCCTCAAACTAGGCAACCTGGAGGTGGAAGGCATCAACCTCTCATCGGTAAGCACCCTTGCTGATGAGATAAAGTGCTACGCCAATGGCGGAATTATCGGCGGTAACTTTATGCGGCACTACCACTGGCAGATCGACTACGAAAACCAGCGTCTGATCGTCAGCTCTGACTTTTCCAGGCTTTCCGTGCCGAAGAATGCCACCAGGGTTAACGCCACCGTAACCCTGCCGCAGGGCCTGGTGGTGATTGATGGCATCCGGGTGCTGGGCAAGGAAGAGGAATTTACCCTGGATACCGGGAACGGTGGCTCCCTGAACCTGGGCATGCAAAACTGGGACGCAGCCAAAGCCAGCGAAATGGGTAGCTATGCAGAGGCCAATGGCTACTCTAACTTAAGTACGGGTGGCCGGAAAACTATCACCACCAACACGATTAAAACAGACTTCACCTCCCCCATGGACACTATCCCAAACGCCATCATCCAGGTAGACACCAAAAACTCGCTGCTGGGCAACCATTACCTGGCGCAGTTCGGTACCATTACGATTGATTACAGCATCGGGAAGGGCGCCGTATACTTTAACCCGAAGAAAGAGACGGCCCCGGATGCCATGAGCTACGGTTTTTTGCCTGTTTTCAAAAAGGAAAGCAATGCCTTCGTGGTCGGTAAAATATACAAAGGATCAGAGGCCGAGAAAGCAGGCCTGCAGCTGGATGACAGGATTCTATCCATCAACGGCAAAGCGCTCAGCGAAATAGACTACGCCACCTACTGCGACAATATCTCTTCTGGAAAAGCTTCTTATGTGCTGGAAGGCGATACCGTTTCACTAATCGTACAAAGAAACGGGCAGCAACTGGACTTCCGGATCAGCAAATATTCCCTGTTCAACTAA
- a CDS encoding REP-associated tyrosine transposase produces the protein MSQKYKFHNKEGLHFVSFAVVYWIDVFTREEYFAILTESMHYCRKQKGMEIYAWCIMPSHVHLIFRAKANNPSVLLKELKTYTSKQLQKAIAEHNQESRKAWVLWLMERAGQKNSNVKHRQFWQQHNKPIELWSATVIDQKIDYINNNPVAAGFVSEPEHWKYSSAIDFSGGKGVLEIDIA, from the coding sequence ATGAGCCAGAAGTATAAATTTCATAACAAGGAGGGGCTACACTTTGTCAGCTTTGCGGTAGTGTACTGGATAGACGTGTTCACGCGGGAGGAATACTTTGCTATACTCACCGAGAGCATGCACTACTGCCGCAAACAGAAAGGCATGGAGATCTATGCCTGGTGCATCATGCCCAGCCACGTGCACCTTATCTTTCGGGCCAAGGCCAACAACCCCAGCGTGCTGCTGAAGGAGCTGAAAACCTATACTTCCAAACAGCTACAAAAAGCCATTGCCGAGCACAACCAGGAAAGCCGGAAGGCATGGGTGCTCTGGTTGATGGAGCGGGCGGGACAGAAAAATAGCAACGTAAAGCACCGGCAGTTCTGGCAGCAACACAACAAACCCATTGAGCTGTGGAGCGCTACGGTCATAGATCAGAAAATCGACTACATCAATAACAACCCGGTAGCCGCTGGCTTTGTGTCGGAGCCGGAACATTGGAAGTATAGCAGTGCCATAGACTTTAGTGGTGGTAAGGGTGTGCTGGAGATTGATATTGCCTGA
- a CDS encoding ArsR/SmtB family transcription factor gives MRRDVFQAIADPTRRAIIGLIALQAMTPNALAEHFDTSRQAVSKHLQILVECQLVKQEQQGREIYYQLEVAKMKEIDNWLEQFRKIWEDRFNQLDTIFSTIKQNKP, from the coding sequence ATGAGAAGAGACGTTTTCCAGGCGATAGCAGACCCTACCCGAAGAGCCATTATTGGTTTAATTGCCTTGCAGGCCATGACGCCGAATGCGCTAGCCGAACATTTTGACACCAGCAGGCAAGCTGTATCCAAGCACCTGCAGATACTGGTAGAGTGCCAGTTGGTGAAACAGGAGCAGCAGGGGCGTGAGATTTACTATCAGCTTGAAGTAGCTAAAATGAAAGAAATAGACAACTGGCTGGAACAGTTCCGGAAGATCTGGGAAGACCGCTTTAACCAACTCGACACTATATTTTCTACCATAAAACAAAATAAGCCATGA
- a CDS encoding sensor histidine kinase, giving the protein MKTPYSPELINTLFIEQIKDYAIFAMDTEGMITTWNQGVEQLKGYKEDEFVGEFYGMLFPEEYQQAGKPEEELKSALAAGVYETKDWRRKKDGSLFWATIKLTAIYAEGKHIGFTKVTGDITEQKKLQDQLAERQQSALEHKNMQLQRINLDLDTFIYTASHDLRSPILNIEGLMDILKDELASANALNDNTEEIVLRVEDSINRFKRTIADLAEINRMQKGLSENPSDEVINMKEVYEDIMADLNKPKKLKACFIHTDLQVYQLKFSRKNFRSILYNMISNAIKFQSPDRDCIVTIASRLEEPYVVLSIKDNGLGISPQQQEELFTMFRRFHDHVEGTGVGLYMVKRILENAGGKIEVESEEGSGTKFRLYFPAAV; this is encoded by the coding sequence ATGAAAACGCCCTATTCTCCGGAACTAATCAACACCTTATTTATTGAGCAGATAAAGGACTACGCCATTTTCGCGATGGACACCGAGGGAATGATCACGACCTGGAACCAGGGGGTGGAGCAGCTGAAAGGGTACAAAGAAGATGAATTTGTCGGGGAGTTTTATGGCATGCTGTTTCCGGAGGAGTACCAGCAGGCCGGGAAGCCCGAAGAAGAGCTGAAGTCGGCGCTGGCAGCGGGTGTGTACGAAACAAAAGACTGGCGCAGGAAAAAAGACGGCTCCCTGTTCTGGGCCACCATTAAACTGACGGCCATTTACGCGGAAGGCAAGCACATTGGCTTTACGAAGGTAACCGGCGATATAACCGAGCAGAAAAAGCTGCAGGACCAGCTAGCCGAACGGCAGCAAAGCGCCCTTGAGCATAAAAACATGCAGCTGCAACGCATCAACCTCGACCTGGATACCTTTATCTATACCGCCTCCCACGACCTGCGCTCCCCTATCCTGAACATTGAAGGGCTGATGGATATCCTGAAAGATGAACTGGCATCCGCAAACGCCTTAAACGACAATACAGAGGAGATCGTGCTGAGGGTGGAGGATTCTATCAACCGCTTTAAACGCACCATTGCCGACCTGGCCGAGATCAACAGAATGCAGAAAGGCCTCAGCGAAAATCCTTCGGACGAAGTGATAAACATGAAGGAAGTTTATGAGGACATTATGGCTGATCTAAACAAGCCCAAGAAACTGAAAGCCTGCTTTATCCATACCGACCTGCAGGTGTACCAGTTGAAGTTCTCCCGCAAAAACTTCAGGAGCATTCTGTACAACATGATCAGCAATGCCATCAAGTTCCAGTCGCCTGACCGGGACTGCATTGTGACCATCGCCTCGCGCCTGGAGGAGCCGTATGTGGTGTTAAGTATAAAAGACAACGGGCTGGGCATTAGCCCGCAGCAGCAGGAAGAACTGTTTACCATGTTCAGGCGCTTTCACGACCATGTGGAAGGTACCGGCGTGGGGCTGTACATGGTAAAACGCATACTCGAGAATGCCGGGGGCAAAATTGAGGTGGAAAGCGAAGAAGGCTCGGGCACAAAATTCAGGCTTTATTTCCCGGCAGCCGTATAA
- a CDS encoding DUF4403 family protein produces MEKPIHLNIPITISYAALEGLLKQQLVGTYIPRPEEGMVANPYARISDVGVAGSAKGAYNLLLRVQLNILRTVLKRDKVDLYASVALAYDNASQQLFVQRFSMEANTSSSFYNTALEVLVNKVAYSQIIQKTRIDLSGIVAAELSKVNSQLEQGLELKGLELKGAVEAVAVQDIVPKAAGLSLRLLAQGNLEVTIYDLASLMPPKAD; encoded by the coding sequence ATGGAAAAACCTATACACCTGAATATTCCAATTACCATCTCCTATGCCGCGCTGGAAGGTTTGCTGAAACAGCAACTGGTAGGAACGTACATTCCCAGACCCGAAGAAGGCATGGTGGCAAATCCTTATGCCCGTATTTCAGATGTGGGCGTAGCAGGGAGTGCCAAAGGAGCTTATAACCTCCTGCTACGGGTGCAACTGAATATCCTGCGCACCGTGCTGAAGCGCGACAAGGTAGATCTTTATGCCTCGGTTGCGCTGGCCTATGACAATGCTTCACAGCAACTGTTCGTGCAGCGGTTCTCAATGGAGGCGAATACATCAAGCAGCTTTTATAATACGGCCCTGGAGGTGTTGGTAAACAAAGTGGCCTACAGCCAGATCATCCAAAAGACCCGGATTGACCTTAGCGGTATCGTTGCGGCAGAGCTGAGTAAAGTGAACAGCCAACTGGAGCAGGGGCTGGAGCTGAAAGGGCTGGAGCTAAAGGGTGCTGTGGAAGCGGTGGCCGTGCAGGATATCGTTCCAAAAGCAGCGGGACTGTCGCTGCGTTTGCTCGCGCAAGGTAACCTGGAGGTAACCATCTACGACCTTGCCAGCCTCATGCCACCGAAAGCAGATTGA
- a CDS encoding response regulator gives MTASAPDQFPQVESILVIDDDDNWCFVTKRLLIRANACNTILTAQNGLEALRKLEELTAQGENMPDIIFLDIKMPVMDGFGFLSALESNAHLDLSQTKIYICSSSLHPKDKETAARYKVAGFINKPLTKDTLQHILQQNAASDKE, from the coding sequence ATGACTGCTAGCGCACCTGATCAGTTCCCACAGGTAGAATCCATTCTGGTAATAGATGACGACGATAACTGGTGTTTCGTAACGAAAAGGCTGCTGATCCGGGCAAACGCCTGTAACACCATACTGACGGCGCAGAACGGCCTGGAAGCATTACGAAAACTGGAGGAACTCACAGCACAGGGCGAAAATATGCCGGATATTATTTTCCTGGATATCAAGATGCCTGTGATGGATGGGTTTGGTTTTTTGAGTGCTTTAGAAAGCAACGCGCACCTGGACCTAAGCCAGACGAAGATTTACATCTGCAGCAGTTCGCTTCATCCTAAGGATAAAGAAACGGCGGCGCGTTACAAGGTTGCAGGTTTCATCAACAAGCCGCTCACAAAGGACACACTCCAGCACATTCTGCAGCAAAATGCTGCCTCAGATAAGGAGTAA
- a CDS encoding DUF4393 domain-containing protein has product MLDKFLDKIPTDKIYDELLQPSFKNVGEALGTLFSMGNLILLPLKFQEQKARMKFDANLKRYAKKLEASLAEDICEVPPYVGLPILEKLTYLDQHELSEAFINLLTKASTKATINLAHPSFISTLNNLCADEAKILFHYKYKESIPRLDLYIKKQHAAAQSPVLPVNSDITLLEGEQNYTPAQEVHTKVAWNLTGIEVFVKLDFPDNVDVYIENLEKLGIIALETEVLLKKDLATFKRLEQDIYQANILKSQQWVEELNQKHEDVDYALYNKKGYYYFTEYGKMFMKACIKELNEAGAPEQEP; this is encoded by the coding sequence ATGCTAGACAAATTTTTAGACAAGATCCCTACCGACAAGATCTATGACGAGCTGCTGCAGCCAAGTTTCAAGAATGTGGGAGAAGCCTTGGGCACCCTGTTCAGTATGGGCAACCTGATTCTGCTGCCCCTGAAATTTCAGGAGCAGAAGGCTCGGATGAAGTTTGATGCGAACCTGAAACGCTACGCGAAGAAGTTAGAAGCCAGCCTGGCGGAAGATATCTGCGAGGTGCCGCCTTACGTGGGCTTACCCATTTTAGAGAAACTGACTTACCTGGACCAGCACGAGCTATCGGAGGCTTTCATTAACCTGCTGACGAAGGCCTCCACCAAGGCTACGATCAACCTGGCGCACCCATCGTTTATCAGCACGCTCAACAACCTGTGTGCCGACGAAGCAAAGATCCTGTTTCACTACAAGTATAAGGAGAGCATACCCCGCCTGGACCTGTACATCAAAAAACAACATGCTGCGGCGCAAAGCCCTGTACTTCCTGTCAATTCGGATATCACGCTTCTGGAAGGAGAGCAGAATTATACGCCGGCACAGGAGGTGCACACGAAAGTAGCCTGGAACCTGACAGGTATAGAAGTTTTTGTAAAACTGGACTTTCCTGATAACGTGGACGTGTACATCGAGAACCTGGAAAAGCTCGGTATCATCGCCCTTGAAACAGAGGTGCTGCTGAAAAAGGATCTGGCAACGTTTAAGCGGTTGGAGCAGGATATCTACCAGGCCAACATCCTGAAAAGCCAGCAATGGGTGGAGGAGCTTAACCAGAAGCACGAAGATGTTGATTACGCGCTGTACAACAAAAAAGGCTATTACTACTTCACCGAGTATGGCAAAATGTTCATGAAAGCCTGCATCAAAGAACTAAACGAAGCCGGTGCACCAGAGCAGGAGCCATAG
- a CDS encoding HipA family kinase has protein sequence MITIPSVETELLIEEKNTDGHSPLKFKCNTGDIYYCKYLVTSKKEELNCLAYEVVAHYLLKELQIPTPEIALIVVSEGTLNNKLIVKNRRLKINDICFGSKDVFPASEVNDMQLILKKKEFNIISNPKDIIKIAAFDLWVNNTDRGRFIDPGFNYNLLLQSDGKKQKILAFDNAFIFGGIDQLGIFNPNIPTLTKDKLIKTTYYKSLIGFISNEEFIEVVDNFIPLLKKDYSKIVNDVIDQVKVVWDLSLDLNHRIIKYLSSLDRIQKVKDDILQSKR, from the coding sequence ATGATAACGATTCCAAGTGTCGAAACAGAGTTGTTGATAGAAGAAAAGAACACAGATGGACATTCACCACTAAAGTTTAAATGTAATACTGGTGATATTTATTATTGTAAATATTTAGTAACGTCTAAAAAAGAAGAACTTAATTGCTTAGCCTATGAGGTAGTAGCACATTATTTACTTAAAGAGCTGCAGATTCCTACACCTGAGATTGCTCTGATAGTTGTATCAGAAGGAACTCTGAATAATAAATTAATAGTTAAAAATAGAAGGCTGAAGATTAATGATATTTGTTTTGGGTCAAAAGACGTATTCCCTGCGTCCGAGGTCAATGACATGCAGCTTATTTTGAAGAAGAAGGAGTTTAACATAATCTCTAATCCAAAAGATATAATAAAAATAGCTGCATTTGATCTATGGGTAAATAATACTGATAGGGGTAGATTTATTGATCCTGGCTTCAATTATAATCTCTTGCTACAGAGCGACGGTAAGAAGCAAAAGATCTTAGCCTTTGATAATGCTTTCATATTTGGAGGGATTGACCAATTGGGAATATTTAATCCTAATATACCTACTTTGACTAAAGACAAATTAATAAAAACTACGTATTATAAAAGTTTAATAGGCTTTATTAGTAATGAAGAGTTTATTGAAGTTGTTGACAATTTCATACCTTTGTTGAAAAAAGATTATAGTAAAATTGTTAATGATGTCATTGATCAAGTCAAGGTGGTATGGGATTTGTCTTTAGATCTTAACCATAGAATTATAAAATATCTATCGAGTTTAGATAGAATACAAAAAGTCAAAGATGACATATTACAATCAAAAAGATGA
- a CDS encoding outer membrane beta-barrel protein, which translates to MQMIRRIVGIALVLLVAYSVQLKAQDQRNRGYIGVGLGPSFILGNNNVKAGTGLNLNLLNVGYVIGKGFGVTGVWAGGAHRFDSEATIYVHGSTPSPAKVEFSYGVLMIGPMYTLNLTEDASLDFKLRLGRLYTYNKATTADSESISENTTLGASLGVGYRKKVANRWCVMLSSDYYGGRRQYNFTGEQNTHLLSFTAGVGFVL; encoded by the coding sequence ATGCAGATGATTCGTCGGATTGTTGGAATAGCGCTGGTGCTATTAGTAGCTTACAGTGTTCAGTTAAAAGCCCAGGACCAGCGTAATAGGGGGTATATTGGAGTAGGGCTAGGACCCAGTTTTATACTTGGGAACAACAATGTAAAAGCCGGAACAGGACTGAATCTGAATCTGCTAAATGTGGGTTATGTTATAGGCAAAGGCTTTGGTGTAACCGGAGTATGGGCAGGAGGTGCTCATCGGTTTGATTCTGAAGCTACCATTTATGTACATGGTTCCACCCCTTCACCGGCAAAAGTAGAATTTAGCTACGGTGTGCTTATGATTGGGCCCATGTATACCCTGAACCTGACAGAGGACGCTTCTCTGGATTTTAAGCTTAGACTGGGGCGCTTGTATACTTACAACAAAGCAACGACAGCAGATTCTGAAAGTATATCGGAGAACACAACGCTTGGCGCATCGCTTGGGGTAGGCTATCGCAAAAAAGTAGCCAACCGTTGGTGCGTGATGCTCTCCTCTGATTATTATGGGGGTAGGCGGCAATACAATTTTACAGGAGAGCAAAACACGCACCTCCTGAGCTTTACCGCCGGGGTGGGCTTTGTGCTGTAA
- a CDS encoding SRPBCC family protein — MKNDLAFEFSVNKENKTITVKREFAAELPLVWDAYTKSEVLDQWWAPEPWKARTKTMDFREGGHWHYAMVGPEGEEHWAVANYKTIDPKKRFTALDGFADAEGVVNTEMPQSKWEVSFTPKEELTLVENLITFDDLAQLETTIQMGFKEGLTMAMEGLDALLAAQKQEA, encoded by the coding sequence ATGAAAAACGACCTTGCATTCGAGTTCTCTGTGAACAAGGAAAACAAAACGATCACTGTTAAAAGAGAGTTTGCCGCAGAGCTACCGCTTGTGTGGGATGCTTACACCAAAAGCGAGGTACTGGACCAATGGTGGGCACCTGAACCCTGGAAAGCCCGCACCAAAACAATGGATTTCAGAGAAGGTGGCCACTGGCACTATGCCATGGTTGGCCCCGAAGGCGAAGAGCATTGGGCAGTGGCGAATTACAAAACCATTGATCCTAAAAAGCGCTTTACTGCGCTGGATGGCTTTGCAGATGCCGAAGGCGTGGTAAACACAGAAATGCCGCAATCGAAGTGGGAGGTAAGCTTTACACCCAAAGAGGAGCTTACCTTAGTAGAGAACCTGATCACATTCGATGACCTGGCACAGCTCGAAACCACCATCCAGATGGGCTTTAAAGAAGGCCTGACCATGGCCATGGAAGGCTTGGATGCCTTATTGGCTGCTCAGAAACAGGAGGCCTAA
- a CDS encoding LexA family protein: MKQKPIINILRGEGHELYRIEEFDVLQVPYYASLISAGFPSLADDYLDERINLNEFLVKNPTATYMLKVRGNSMEDANIKDGAILIIDLLLEPEDGRIAVCYLDNTFTVKTIRKKEGKLFLEAANAAYPAIEVTEAMSMKVLGMVTFIIMKPEVQ, from the coding sequence ATGAAACAAAAACCTATCATAAACATCCTGCGGGGAGAAGGGCATGAATTGTACAGGATCGAGGAGTTTGATGTACTGCAGGTGCCTTACTATGCTTCCTTGATTTCGGCTGGCTTTCCATCGCTGGCGGATGATTACCTAGACGAGCGGATAAACCTGAACGAGTTCCTGGTGAAGAACCCCACCGCTACCTATATGCTGAAGGTGCGCGGAAACTCGATGGAAGATGCCAACATCAAAGACGGGGCCATACTGATTATAGACCTGTTGCTGGAGCCGGAAGATGGCCGCATCGCTGTTTGCTACCTCGACAACACTTTCACGGTGAAAACGATCCGGAAAAAAGAGGGCAAGCTGTTTCTGGAAGCGGCCAACGCGGCTTATCCTGCGATAGAAGTGACGGAAGCCATGAGCATGAAAGTGCTGGGGATGGTTACCTTTATCATCATGAAGCCTGAAGTGCAGTAG
- a CDS encoding splicing factor U2AF large subunit: MNRQDRGYYEYGPYEGYSRNDEHYHSARNLTNEFERDFQRDRGHWDENRDRARHSYHEGDMGDAYERYRRQGHGILNESSPRWNEREHDRYQANTYSNNRNRDNSSFWDSPRRDENWLNSDLNNNRGYNETRQDYGTSHRYNAYNRSNYRGAGDSRDTYSGSGGDDRRSRFGGGYYGSDRNSSTNWGDDDRRRYQTDRYY; the protein is encoded by the coding sequence ATGAACAGACAAGATAGAGGTTATTACGAATATGGCCCTTATGAGGGCTACAGCCGGAACGACGAGCACTATCACAGCGCCAGAAACCTGACCAATGAGTTTGAGCGGGATTTTCAGCGCGACAGAGGCCACTGGGACGAAAACCGCGACCGGGCACGGCACTCGTACCACGAAGGCGATATGGGAGATGCATATGAGCGCTACAGAAGACAGGGCCACGGCATCCTCAACGAATCCAGCCCGCGCTGGAATGAACGGGAGCACGACAGGTATCAGGCCAATACCTACAGCAACAACCGCAACCGCGATAACAGCAGCTTTTGGGATTCGCCCCGTCGGGATGAAAACTGGCTCAACAGTGACCTGAACAACAACCGTGGCTACAACGAAACACGCCAGGACTATGGCACCTCGCATCGCTATAACGCCTATAACCGCAGCAACTACCGGGGGGCAGGCGATTCACGGGATACGTATTCCGGATCAGGAGGCGATGACAGGCGCTCCCGCTTCGGTGGCGGCTACTACGGCAGCGACCGTAACAGCAGCACGAACTGGGGCGATGATGACCGCAGAAGATATCAGACAGACAGGTACTACTAA